In Bos taurus isolate L1 Dominette 01449 registration number 42190680 breed Hereford chromosome 17, ARS-UCD2.0, whole genome shotgun sequence, the genomic window TGTCTCGCAGAATGGTCACAGCAGCTCCAAGAACCAGGAGGAGAATACTGTGGCTCGGAGAGGTAAAGTCACCTGCCCAGGGTGACTAGGAAAAGGAAGTCACCTGCCCAGCTAGGAAAAGGATTAGCCAGGATCCAAACAAACCCCCAAAGAGGATCATGGGAGACCAAGAGACCTGGATAAGTCAAGGCCAGAAGAGCTCATCAAGACAGGCCTTGGGGACCCTTAGGAACTCTGTGACTTCTaatctatctgtaaaatgggaggtgGGGGCAATGTGTGTGAACATAATATCTAGGTCCTTCAGCTGGCATGAGGATGGAATGAGGCATGGGCCTAGATCTTGGTGTGGAAAAAGATGGGCCCCCTATATCCCCTTTCCCTAGCTTCTTCTTGAAGCCCCTCCCCCAACATCGGTACCATGCACAGAGAGGTAGTGGGGCAATCGAGCAGGGCAAGTATGTGCCCACCAGCAAGGGCAGAGAGCAGTGGAACAGGAGAAGGGGCCAGAGCCCCACCCGCTCAGCCCCTGACCCATGTCCAGGGGGTAAATTAAAGATTTACTTTCCCTGGGAGAAGGCAAatgacccaccccacccccattccatTCCTTTGGAGGCAGGGGCTGGAGCCAGCCAGCTCAGCCCAGTCACTGCCATCGTCTGCCCAAGGTACTCGGCCTCGGACAGCACCTCAGACTCTGGGTGTCTGCCACTGCCACAGGCGGCTGTGTGCAACCTGAAGATGGGCTTCCAAAGTCTCCCACCTTGTCAGCTCGACTTCCCGGCAGGAAGTCAGAATCCTAACGCGGGTAGTGAAGAGAAAGCCAGGTCTCCGCGCATCCCCATCTCTAGGGGTCCGCCCAGGCTCACGGCTCTCAGCCGCCACCCCTGCTTCATGCAGGCTTGGGCACTGGAAAAAGGGTTTCGGAGAAGCTGGACCGTTGGCTGTACGCCGCTCATCCCCGACCCCCTCCCTGGGAGAGGACTAGCAAGACCTCGGCCCTCGTCTTGGACCCCGAACCCCGCCTTCCCTTTCCCTAAATCCTTCCCATTCCAGGACCAGGCCCTCCGTGGCCAGGCGCCCGCCATTACTGCGCCCCAGCGCTGCCGAGGGTCCCGCCCCGCGCGCGCCGGCCTCGTGGCAGGAACAGGGGGCGTCCCGAGCCGGGCTCCTCCCCGCGGGGCCGGGCCTTTTAAGGGAAAAGTTGACCCGCGCCTGAGCGTCGGGCCGATTTGGGGAACCCGAGATGCCCTCCGGATGTGCTCCCGCATATGCCTGCGAACTCGGAGAGGGGCTGTGCGGGAAGGGGGTGCCTGGGGCCACGAACACCACGTGCGCCTCCGCCACACACTGGGACGCCCTCCGCCTCGGTCCCGGGCTGGAGATCGGGCACTGACACTAGCTGGGTGACCTGCGGAAGCTGCTTAAGTCCGCGAACCTGTGTTTCCTCTCCATAGCCGGGGATGTTAAAGCAGGCGGCGGCGGGGGGCTTCCTGTCTGGCTGGCTCCGGGCCGGGCGCCTCGGGCCGGGCTGCTTGGGAGAGGCGTGGGCGGTGCGGGCAGCCGCGGTCGAGCGGCCCGCGTGCCTTCAGCGCCCTCTGGCGAGGCCTGGCTTCGCTGCCGGCCGGTCCCTCTTCCGTACCTGGAGGAGCCGGCACTGAGCGAATGCCCGCAAAGTCTCCCCCGTGGTGCTGGTGGGGACAGGCAGACGCCGGGGGCGCCCCCGGCAGCCAGAGTACAAAGTACTCGGAGGCCCAGCCCCCCGGGAGGAGGAAGCACCCTCTTTCCTCCCAGGAGAATCTCACCGGGCAGTTTCGGAAACCGCCccatctccttccctttccccccGGCGGACAATGGCGCTTTGTACTTCCTTCCCTCCCAACAACAGCCCCCTCCACTCAGGGCGGTGGGGCCGGAGAGGGCTGGCAACGCGGGACACACAGCAGGGACACGGTGGGCGGACCTTTGTCTCCAAGCCCAAAGGGACGGGTCATGCGCGAGGGTCACCAGTGGGGTGGGGCTGTCCattccccagccctgccccacccacGGTGGGGAATCAGACAGAGgctcccattttccagatggggacactgaggctccCAGGGGTGGGCAGAAGTTCCCACATCAACCTTTCTTCAAGGATGAGAACCCCATCTCAGGATTCCAGGGGTTTGGGAAGGGGAACCCAGGAGACAAAGGGCTAGGGCTCATTGCATCTCTGAGCCTCTTTACCCTCTGCACAGGAGGGGCTGCATCAGCTGGCCTCCCAGGCCCACAATCTCCTAGCTTACCACAGAGGGCTTGGGGCCTGAGTCAAGGTCAGGACTGGGGGTGGAGAGCTGAGCTTCATTCTCCACCTGCTCCCGCATAATAGACTCCCTTAAACCCCGGGGCATCTCTAGTACAGGCTGCAGGGGGTCCCCAGTATAGTACGAGGGTCATCAAGATATTCACCATAGTAGACAGACAACAGTCACAGAGCTATCCTCAGCCCAGGGAAGGCCCCAGAGTCatggtaagtgaaagtgaagtcactcagtcatgtccgactctttgcgaccccatgggattttctaggcaagagtactggagtgggttgccatttccttctccagggaatttcccgacccagggatcgaacccaggtctcccacattgtagacagacgctttacctgggttcaaacctgggttcaaaccctggctcaGATCACttttccctgagcctcagtgtcctcatctgtcaaatgggagtAATAGAGTGCCTAGGGCTTCTGTGAAGTTGGGACAGTTATGGGACTCAGCACAGGATCTGCACACAGATTCTCAGTAAACATTATAAATGCCTCTGGGGATCCTGTCCTCACTTCCCTcacttttctctctcccctcttgTCTGACTCTGGAATCAACCATACACAGCTCTGCAAGGTGGGGGACCCCGAGTCACCTCCTCTATCCCCACCCACTGCCCCGAAGGGGGACCAAGTGAGAAAGCCAAGACTAGAGAAGTTGGGGATATGATTCTGACCACCCAGCAGAGATTGACTGGGGCTGGAGCCAGctggtggcggggggtgggggggtggttgtTCTGTCTTGAGCCTCCAGGGACCCTCCCAAAGCTCCTAGGGAATGTGAAGACTGAAGGTTCCCTGGGGGGCTCTGTCACTTGTCTCTGCTCTCTTCAGACTGGTACAAGTGAGCTCATGGCTAAGCTGGGCCAGCCACACCCCCCACTGAAACATCCCCAGCTCCCACCTGACCCCCCAGGGAGCAGGAAGGAATGATGGCGGAGGAAGCGGAACAGAATGGCAGCAGAGGGTTCCCAGGGCTGTCCCTTGgggactgggggcgggggggtgggcgGTATGGAGGAAATCACCGTGTGTACACTTGCCCCCACCTGACACAGACCCCACCCTGGAGGCCTATCTCTGCCATTATCGTCCTGGGGGCCCTAAGCCAgtccttctcccctctcccacagaggctCCGTGGGGAGGATGAGGGTGGGGGCAGTAGGGCTGGCTGACCACCCAGAGAAGGTGCCCTTTCCCGGACCTGGTTAGACCAGTCACCTTCAGTTTGCCAGGGAAGGACGGGCCGAGAAGCTGGTGGGAGCACCTGTCCCCATGGATGCCCTCTCTAGGGCCCTGGGTAGACCCTAGTGCAAGCTGCCTTATCTGTCTGGGGGGTTGGCCCTAACATTACGGGTACCAGCCCCTTTGCCTCTTTAATGGTGGCTGGATCTGGACCAGCGTAGGGAGAAAAAGAGCCCCCGACCAGGCAGGGAGCTCTGACTCCTGAGGGCCTgcccctgcctcagtttccccatctgtccaATATGGATGAGGCTGCCACCCATCAGCAAGGCTGTGGTGCACCGGGACTGTGGGAGTCTCCCTTGCTCACAGCTGGACCCCAGCAGCCCGAATCACCCTTCCCTGCTGAGGGACGCTGTTAGGGGCCCTTAGGAtggcctctctcctcctccacaaATGACTCCGTGGCTCTCGGGGTTCGTTGAAGGGCTCTGAGAGGCAGGAGTAGAATCACAGGAAGGCATGCCTGACTTGGCATCTGGCTCAGGTGGGTGGGATGCCGGCTGCCCAGTCTGTGGATCACCGTGCATGGTGGGCCTTCCAGAAGCCCTGGCCATGATCTGGGTCTCCCCCTGAGACCAGGTTTGAGTGGGCAGGCAGGCACGTGATGGGCTTGGGGCAGAGGGAGCCAAGACAGACCATTCATTGTGCCCCAGGCCAAGCCGTGGGCAGCTGGTTGCCCGCCCTCCGCCCCTGGCAGCCAAAATgacttgccccccaccccccactgccgCCTCCGCCTGTCCACAGTTGGAGGTCACGACGGATCTGGCAGAGCGGCGACGCATCCGCTCGGCCATCCGGGAGCTGCAGCGGCAGGAGCTGGAACGCGAGGAGGAGGCCCTGGCATCGAAGCGCTTCCGTGCCGAGCGGCAGGACAACAAGGAGAACTGGCTGCAGTGAGTGTCGGTGGCGGGGAGTGGGGACACACGCAGGTGGGACCGAATGTGCCAGGGCTCAGTGCGTGTTGTGCAGGCAGGCCTGAGCCAGGTGTCTGCTGCCCATCTGGGTGTGCACACGGCCGCATGGGCACGCATTTGGGGTAGTATACAAGGATGTTTGCAGGCGTGGACCACGTGCCTGGCCACACCCGTGTGGTATTAGCACTCAGGTCCCTGGGCGTGCATGTGCCAGCGTGTAGCCAGAGGGTGTGCACAGCTACCTGCCCCTCTGCTGAAGTTCCGGGTACCCTGTCCTGGCCTCCACCCTCAGCCCACATCCTCCAGGACTCGGCCCTGGCCGCGGAGGTGACCAGTTATGGTGTCCCTGCAGCTCCCAGCAGCGGGAGGCTGAGCAGCGGGCTGCTCTGGCACGGCTGGCAGGACGGCTGGAGTCAATGAATGATGTGGAGGAGCTGACTGCACTGGTGAGGCCTGGGCCAGGGGCAAGGGAGGGGGCTGGGCCGGTGAAGACCTGGACTCACAGCCCAACACCCGACACCCACCCCTCACCCGCAGCTGCGGGGCGCCGCGGAATACGAGGAGCGGAAGCTGATCCGAGCCGCCATCCGCCGTGTGCGGGCCCAGGAGATCGAGGGTACGCGCCCCGGCCCTGCTGCACGCTGCCCTCAGCGACCCCTCCACCAACCCCCCGACCCCTTGGCTCTCACCTGAcacttctcccttcccttccagcTGCCACCTTGGCTGGAAGGCTGTACAGCGGGCGTCCCAACAGTGGCTCAAGAGAGGACAGCAAGGGGCAGGCAGCACGCCGGCTAGAACCATGTGAGGTAAGGGGCGTGGGTGAGGTCCTGGGCCGACCAATGCCAGCACCACAGAGCGCCTGTGTGTCTCTCACTGTTGGGGGGGTGCCCAGCTTGTGTTTGGGGAATACTGGGGCTCTAATCTCAGGCTTCTGCCCCACTCTCCCAGGCAAGCTCTGGTGACATGTCCCCATGCCAGAGTTCATCTCTACCCAGGCCTCCTGAGCAAAGCCAGCTTATCTGCACTGCTCCCAGGCTCCTGTCTGTCTCCCATTACCACCCTGCTGGCCTCCCTGCTCCCAGGcctacctcccacccccacactAGCCATCCAGCCTCCACTCAGCAGACCGGGGATCTCCCTGAAATGCAAATCAGACCCTGGCTCCGGCCCAGCTTAGACCATCCGTGGCCGCCCCTCCTGCTCCAGACAGCCCACATCCTTACCTTGGCTCATCGGGTCCCGCCTTCAGGCCCCAGCTGTTCACAGGGTCTgttctccagggcatgtgggtGAGAGGTCGGGCCCTGCAGGTTCCCTAAGTGGCCGGCAGAGCCACTGGGCCCCTGGACCTGGCAGGGCTGCCccgagtgttagtcgctcagttgtatctgactctttgctaacccgtggactgtggcccaccaggctcctctgtccatgggattctccagacaagaataccggagtgggtagccattctctcctccaggatcttcccaacccagaaatcaaagccgcatctcctgcattgcaggcagattcttcaccactgtgccacctgggaagccccctacccCACGGGTTAACCAGGCTGAGGCCAGGGGTCAGGGGTCTCCACTCCAGGAATCTGTTAAGTCTGGGAGTCCCCAGAAGGTCTGCTGCTGTCCCTAACCCCTGACATCAGGAGCTGGTCCTCTCTGAACTTCCTGTGACCAGGCAGTGCCAAGAGGTTGGGAAGTGGGGATCAGAGACCGCTCGTGGTGCGCCAGCAACCACGCTTGCACAGGTGCACCTGCAGGAAGCCGTGCCCAGCCCCTCTGCTTTGCATGCCCTGCCCGGGGCGCTGCCAGCCTAGGGAGCCTTGGCCGCATCCTGTGGGCCTCCCGCAGGTGCCGAAGCCAGAGGAACAGAAGCAGCAGGTGGAGGTCCCAGAGCCAACCCCGACCCCCAGCAGCTCCAGCCGGGATGTGACCACGGTGACGCTCCTGCTGCGGGCCCCTCCCAGGGACACACCCAGCCCACCTGCCTCAGCCGACGGTTCGCCCACCACTACCTCTCCTGAGCCTCCGCTGGAGCCTGCCGAGGAGGCCCTGTGCCCTGCCCCCGAGGCTCTGGGCAGTCCCGAGCCTCCCCCAAGCCCGCCCAGGGCTACCAGCCCTGAGCCCCAGGAGCCTCCAGCCACCCCCAGCACAGACGGGCAGGTGGTCGACAAGGTGAGTCGGGATGAGGGGCGGGGTTGCCAAGCAGGTGAGCTCCCGGGTCTGGGAGTCAGACCCCTGCCCACACCGTGTCTCCCCTGCAGTTCCCGCCCAGCCCCACGGAGCCCCCTGCCGCCCAAGGCCCCACCAAAGGTCGCTCAGACACAAAGAGAGCAGGTGAGGGTTCCGGCAGCAGAGACAGCGCGGGCCTCCCCTTCCCTGCCTGCAAAATGGGTTGTGGTGCCTGGACGGCTCCAGCACCCTCGGGTCCAGGCCCTCTCTGACACTGCCTCCTCCCACTGCCCCCGAGGtgtccccgccccccgcccggccCACTCCCCCCCACCCATGGCCAGAGGCTCTCCTGCAGCCTTGAAAGGCAACGGGCCTCAGGCACATTCTTTTCCCCAAAAAGGGAGTGCACCCATCTCCCAGCTGCAGCCCTGGGCAGTGCTGGCCAGGGGAGTGTCCCCCTTCCCCATCGGCAGGGAGGATCTGGGCACCCTTCCTCCGGCCCAAGCCTAGCCCCAGCTCCTGGCAGTGTCCAAGTCATCCTGGGGTCAGCGGGAGGAGGGgcctgtgagagagagagggacgcAGCTGCGTGGGGAAGCCGGGAGCTGTGGGAGTTGCAGGATGGGCTGGTAGGCTAGAGGGGTGTGGAAGAGAGGACTCCAAGAGGTGGTCTCCACTGTCCACTCTCCTTTCTCTGCCCCGCCTCAACTTGGCCGCTACCGCCTCCCCATGCTGCCAGACCTGGCTGACCCTCGCCCCTGCCAACTCTCCCTGTCTGTGCTCAGCCCCCGCCAGCCAGCCCAGAACCAAGGTACTTGCCTGCTTCCCCCAACCCTGGGCTCTGGGCAGTGCCTGTCCCAGCCAACCACTGACGACCTGCCCCGTCCCGTCTAGAGCCCACCCCCCTCGCCAGCGGACCTTCCCCGTTCCAGCGGGCGGGCTCCGTCCGGGACCGCGTGCGCAAGTTCACATCGGACTCTCCTATGGCTGCTGGGCTCCAGGAAGGCCCACCCCGCGCGGCCCTCGGCCCCTcgacccctgccaggctcccaggCCCCTCCCACACCAGCACCACCCctgccgcctcctcctcctcctccagtggCCCCTCCTCGCGGGGAACAGCCCGGCCCCTGGCCCAGCTTCAGAGCTGCCCTCGGGAGGAGGGCCCCAGGGGGCGGGGCTTGGCCGTCAGGTCCCTTGAAAACAGAGCAGGGGGGCCCGTGGCCGGCTCAGAGGAGCCCAGCGCCCCGCTGCCCGTGGCCGTGGGCGCCGCCGAGCCAGGGGCCAGTATGAAGACCACATTCACCATCGAGATCAAGGATGGCCGGGGCCAGGCCTCCACAGGCCGGGTGCTGCTGCCCACGGGCAACCAGAGGGCAGGTAGgcctcccctctgcctccccacTGCTGGGGGTTGCGTGCCTATGGCCGTCCAGCTCCGCACACAGGACACGTGCCGTGGCCAGGGCTCAGGGTGTCTCCAGAGGGTGCGCTGGAAACGAGGGGCGCCATCAGCCTGGACTGGCAATGCCCCCACCTCTGATCCTGACGGTTGTCCTTCTCCCCCTCCAGAACTGACGCTGGGGCTGCGGGCGCCCCCCACCCTCATTAGCACCAGCAGTGGGGGCAAGAGCACCATCACCCACATCAGCAGCCCTGGGAACCTAGCCCGGCTGGGCAGTGTCACTCACGTCACCAGC contains:
- the SMTN gene encoding smoothelin isoform X6, with protein sequence MADETLAGLDEGALRKLLEVTTDLAERRRIRSAIRELQRQELEREEEALASKRFRAERQDNKENWLHPHPPGLGPGRGGDQLWCPCSSQQREAEQRAALARLAGRLESMNDVEELTALLRGAAEYEERKLIRAAIRRVRAQEIEAATLAGRLYSGRPNSGSREDSKGQAARRLEPCEVPKPEEQKQQVEVPEPTPTPSSSSRDVTTVTLLLRAPPRDTPSPPASADGSPTTTSPEPPLEPAEEALCPAPEALGSPEPPPSPPRATSPEPQEPPATPSTDGQVVDKFPPSPTEPPAAQGPTKGRSDTKRADLADPRPCQLSLSVLSPRQPAQNQEPTPLASGPSPFQRAGSVRDRVRKFTSDSPMAAGLQEGPPRAALGPSTPARLPGPSHTSTTPAASSSSSSGPSSRGTARPLAQLQSCPREEGPRGRGLAVRSLENRAGGPVAGSEEPSAPLPVAVGAAEPGASMKTTFTIEIKDGRGQASTGRVLLPTGNQRAELTLGLRAPPTLISTSSGGKSTITHISSPGNLARLGSVTHVTSFSPASLGSRGGCSIKMEPEPAEPPSAAVEVANGAEQTRVDKAPGSRSPLSAEELMAIEDESVLDKMLDQTTDFEERKLIRAALRELRQRKRDGGGSTMMQTKTFSSSSSKKMGSIFDREDEASPRSGSLAALEKRQAEKKKELMKAQSLPKTSASQARKAMIEKLEKEGAAGSPGGPRMAVQRSTSFGVPNANSIKQMLLDWCRAKTRGYEHVDIQNFSSSWSDGMAFCALVHNFFPEAFDYGQLSPQNRRQNFEVAFSSAEMLVDCVPLVEVEDMMIMGKKPDPKCVFTYVQSLYNHLRRHELRLRGKNV
- the SMTN gene encoding smoothelin (The RefSeq protein has 2 substitutions compared to this genomic sequence), which codes for MADETLAGLDEGALRKLLEVTTDLAERRRIRSAIRELQRQELEREEEALASKRFRAERQDNKENWLHSQQREAEQRAALARLAGRLESMNDVEELTALLRGAAEYEERKLIRAAIRRVRAQEIEAATLAGRLYSGRPNSGSREDSKGQAARRLEPCEVPKPEEQKQQVEVPEPTPTPSSSSRDVTTVTLLLRAPPRDTPSPPASADGSPTTTSPEPPLEPAEEALCPAPEALGSPEPPPSPPRATSPEPQEPPATPSTDGQVVDKFPPSPTEPPAAQGPTKGRSDTKRADLADPRPCQLSLSVLSPRQPAQNREPTPLASGPSPFQRAGSVRDRVRKFTSDSPMAAGLQECPPRAALGPSTPARLPGPSHTSTTPAASSSSSSGPSSRGTARPLAQLQSCPREEGPRGRGLAVRSLENRAGGPVAGSEEPSAPLPVAVGAAEPGASMKTTFTIEIKDGRGQASTGRVLLPTGNQRAELTLGLRAPPTLISTSSGGKSTITHISSPGNLARLGSVTHVTSFSPASLGSRGGCSIKMEPEPAEPPSAAVEVANGAEQTRVDKAPGSRSPLSAEELMAIEDESVLDKMLDQTTDFEERKLIRAALRELRQRKRDQRDKERERRLQEARARPGEGRGNTTTKTSTRHSQQTADGSAVSTVTKTERLVQSNDGTRTARTTTVESSFVRRSENGGGSTMMQTKTFSSSSSKKMGSIFDREDEASPRSGSLAALEKRQAEKKKELMKAQSLPKTSASQARKAMIEKLEKEGAAGSPGGPRMAVQRSTSFGVPNANSIKQMLLDWCRAKTRGYEHVDIQNFSSSWSDGMAFCALVHNFFPEAFDYGQLSPQNRRQNFEVAFSSAETHADCPQLLDTEDMVRLREPDWKCVYTYIQEFYRCLVQKGLVKTKKS